AAAAAATACCGGCGCCGGCGTGGAGCGGTATACCTTTAATTTGGTTAAAAACTTGATTGAACTCGATGAAGAAAACGACTATGTTTTATTTATACCGGCTGCGTATTCAAAAAATGCTTTGGATATTTTGATCAAAGACGGCGGACGCGCCCAGGTGAGGAAAATCCGGTCCGGCAAAATGCCGTTTTGGTCCCGCCATTTGAAATTTTCTTTTCAATTGTATCGGGCAAAGCTCGATTTGGCGTTATTTCCCGCCAACATTATTCCCATCGGCTATGCCAAGCGTTCATTTGTTTTCGTGCACGATTTGATCATTTACAAACATCCCGAATGGTTTCCTACCGGCCAATTTTTTTCGAAAAAAGTGTTGGTGCCGCTCAGCTTGAAAAAGGCGGAAAAGATAATTGCCATTTCACAAGCGACAAAAAAAGATTTGATTCAATTGTTCCGCGCTCAGGGCAAGAAGATTGAAGTTGTTTACCCGTCAGTGGATATTTATCCGGAAATCGATCCGCGCGCGGAAGAAAAGGCGAAACAGAAATTCAATTTGGAAAAAAGATATTTGTTTTTCGTGGGCACGCTCGAGCCCAGAAAGAATTTGGTCAATTTGATTAAAGCGTTCAAAAAAGTTTTACGTGAATTCCCTGACGTGGATTTGTATTTGGCCGGCAATGTCGGCTGGCATTATGAAAAAATAATCGGAGCCGCGGCTTCGGCTCGCGGCAAATCGAACATTAAGTTTCTGGGGGCTGTCACCAATTTGGAAAAATTGGTTTTAATGAAAAATTGCAGTGTGTTTGTCTTTTTGTCATGGGACGAAGGCTTTGGCATGCCCGTTTTGGAAGCCATGAAGGTCGGCGTTCCCATTGTCACTTCGGCCGCCGGCGGGCTCGGAGAATTGATTTCCGACAACAGACAGATCGCCGCGCCCGGAGATATCAATGATATTGCTCAAAAAATAAAAAATCTCCTGGCGGATCAGGAGCTTCGTCGCAATATTATAGAAAAGCAGAAAAAATGGTCGGAAAATTTCAGCTGGCGATATTCCGCTCAAAAATTGTTAAAAATTATACAAGGAAAGTAAAATAACCAGCATTGCGATTTGAATCATTAGGCCCAGCGGCAGGCCTATTTTTTTTGTGGGAAATCGATCGTGAACCCAAAAGTGCCATTTGGCGAAGCGTTTAAACATGCGGGGATATATTTCATGCACGCCCACCAAAAAATCGGGCAAAAGAGAGCCGGCCAAGGCCATGAAATATAAAAAGAAACTATCGATGTCGTTGTAGAACTTGATGAGCCAGAACAAGTTGAAAGCGATGCAAAGAGCCAAGTCAACCAAAATCAACTGCACCACTTGCTTGGGCTTTTCT
The genomic region above belongs to Candidatus Bipolaricaulota bacterium and contains:
- a CDS encoding glycosyltransferase family 1 protein → MRIGIDCRKIFDPIKNTGAGVERYTFNLVKNLIELDEENDYVLFIPAAYSKNALDILIKDGGRAQVRKIRSGKMPFWSRHLKFSFQLYRAKLDLALFPANIIPIGYAKRSFVFVHDLIIYKHPEWFPTGQFFSKKVLVPLSLKKAEKIIAISQATKKDLIQLFRAQGKKIEVVYPSVDIYPEIDPRAEEKAKQKFNLEKRYLFFVGTLEPRKNLVNLIKAFKKVLREFPDVDLYLAGNVGWHYEKIIGAAASARGKSNIKFLGAVTNLEKLVLMKNCSVFVFLSWDEGFGMPVLEAMKVGVPIVTSAAGGLGELISDNRQIAAPGDINDIAQKIKNLLADQELRRNIIEKQKKWSENFSWRYSAQKLLKIIQGK